gtaatatatttagatgaccactaaataataataaataaagataccaGATGGTAGTATTTACTCTTGTCGGGAGTCGAGGGAATTCCTCGACCAGTCTTATGTGATTGACATTCTTTTATAGACGGGGAAATCATGtacatgtatataaaatttaacaacaatatgtatgattttaaaaagaaaagtgaGTCTGAAAATACTAAAGATGAGGCAATTGAAGATGAAAGTGGAAAATAATGTTACTTTAACAATGTATGTGAGTTATACGAGGAAAGTATGAAATCTGCCTTTTTTACATTATCTCCTGTTTTCTCCTGTTTTTTTATTGGTGATCTGCTATTTTTTAGTTTCTTGGGGTTGGCAACACAGAAACCACGTCTTTATTATAGTCTGTGGTCTGTggttaaaatacaatattgatGGATAGTTCATGGCTTGTTCATGGCTTGCCGGCTATTTATTTTAACACTACTAGTTTAGTTTTTGTAAAAGTTCTaagtaaaataatgttttgagTTATAagaactttataatttattactgaACTATTACTACTCTCATTGTAGTTAATAATCTCAAATGTTCAGTATGTCTCgcgaattaataaatttctttttattgacTTTATGCTTGTTAAAAAAAGCTACTGGATTAGGTGAAATAATATATGCCATAAATGCAGGAGGTCCAGCTCATACTGACATATACGGCGTTCATTATGAAAAGGATCCTTTACAAGGAAGAGTAGGCACTGCTTCCGACTATGGAAAACAACTTGTTATGATAGGAAGAGTCAATAACAAAGATGAAATATTATATCAGACTGAGAGGTACCACCACAGCACTTTCGGTTACGACATTCCGGCTAATAAAGATGGGGATTATGTGTTAGTACTCAAGTTTAGTGAAGTGTACTTTAATTCACCAAATATGAAAGTATTTGATGTTGTTCTAAACGGAGATCATACAATAGTAGCAGATTTAGATATATATGACAAAGTCGGTCGCGGAGTAGCCCACGATGAATATGTAccatattctattaaaaatggtaaattgtattataatgacGAGGAATCAGATATAAGAGGAGGTAaaattaaagttgaatttaTTAAAGGTTATAGAGATAATCCAAAGATTAATGCTTTGTATGTCATGAGGGGTACAATCGATGAAGTACCCAAGCTACCTCCAATTGTATGGCCTGAGACCGAACCCGAAGAACCTAGAGAAGAAGTAGAAGAGAAGACAACGACAAAGTCTCGTAGAGCAAGTGGTCCTAAGCAACCAGATCCTTATTCGTTGGAAAATCATTCTATATTGATTCCACTCTTTATTACAATTGGTGCTTTCGTTCCATTACTGTTTTGTCTCTGTAAACTATAACACCAATAACTTTGTGTTGTtgttaatatatgttttatacgctgtaaaatcatatttgtactgctttttttattatgttttaagttGAAATAATGTTTCCTAAATTATTAAAGCTCAAGCCAAATAGTACAAATCATAATGAACTAGTACCCGTcccacataaaatatatacttctTAACAAACGATATGCACAATTCATTGCACTTGCACATAATgcattaaaaacttatttaaataattcttgttttttattaccATTTCCACACACTGTCAAAtcctcttatatatattttttttaatatttattgcaaaacaaatatacatacatgtatacTTTAAAGTGATTGACTATGTATAGATCCTCACTATGCTCTCTAATGCTTACAAATTGCTATAACACTATTACTGAATAAAGTTAATGCAAGTCCACACAACATAAAATGCTTCCTACATAATAATTGAAACAATAAACAATTGTTTAAAACAAGATCATAAAAGAACTTGCCTTCATAAGATTATACTATTTAAGAGTTTATCCATTGTTGCTGTAAATCTACTTTTATAAGTATCtcctaaatttttaataattagtttttggTATTTACagatttgtaaaaattatcatatttactGTCTTAATCACATAATTTAGTCtatctttaaaacaaaaaaaaaatacatttaatttgctttcatcttaatattaaaacaaactttttcAGCTTCAAACATAAACTTGAATAAAGTGTACTTcattttttaacctttttagtaatatttgatttatttaaatttgtaattattattcaaaaaatagtaacaaatatcTTAAAGGTAATTAGTACAGTATATACACCAGTTGCGCCCGGTGGTTTCGGCCGCGGTAGCTTcacaatttataatgataatttggTAATCATGCACTAACAGCTTCATTATTAGCCCAAGAACCTGTTTGGAAACAGAATCCTCTTGTGTTGTTGTTTATGTTTGCCgaaaacttggggaggcctatgttcagcagtgaactgcgaggCTGAAGAGGGAGAAATAGAATTCTAATAAACTAACCGCTTACTTAAAAATGTCAAGTTTTTATTCAAACTTTCATACCCAAATTAAATCTATGTATTAATACCTAAGTGAagcaaaactttgtacccctctttacgaaaattgcgcggacggaggagtatgaaatttcgtacacttatagtttatatagagaatgctatttttttttaattatgcataaaaatatattaaatcaataaaaaaacattacacaactaccacgtatttgacgcacacgcatattataggtacctacacttttgttgattgtcaaaatctgtagtcaaattgatttttttttaaaggttctttattttcataattttttggtttttttttattttaaatttttaattatagtcgaacttcgacctctgggcgacaaGTAGTTTATGTAATTCCGCAAAATTTAAACCACAATTTTACTGTTTTACACGAAATACTCATAAAATTCCTCTTTTGAGCTTATGTCTCCTACTCATCTGTCTCATTGAGGTAGAGCACTGCAGGAAATAATTccttctcaaaatctggaacagcccgttTGGAGAAGTACCgcaaccttatagaagatcacagctaaataacactgatttcaagcagtgttgtgttctctTAAGAGCCGAGCTTCTGGGGTCAGGATCGGCCGTGGTGGAGATATTTGTTTggaaaaagtgtaaaaaaatcttaaaaaggcCTCAAGTCTTAAtaagactttaaaaataaaaagtctttACAACTCTGTAAAACTGAAAAGATCATTTATTTCGGAGTCCGAACTTATTACTTTAAAAGTCTTATTAAGACTTATGAagtttttttcaaacaaaaatttccACCAGTCGGCAAacctgctgaaaattccaaataaaaaacgatgatttgcatgggaaattattgtaaactattgtaaCAGATAGAACTATCTGGAAcccagatagcccagataaaaattgtgtgaatattttggaatccctgtttcaaggACAATAGCTTACAATAACTGcccatacaaatcatcgtttttcTAGTTTTGCTTTCTCTTCTAGTTTTGCAGGCATCTAGCTATAgactataggctacggtaaacgcttaccatcaggcggcgTACgacgacctagtcgtataaaaaaaaagaaccctACGTGCAAAATTGTAACTTTATATATCTTgtacatttcaataaaaaattaaataatactgagAGTATATATAAGTAATTCGAGTAGGTTTGTTGGAATTAATCTCTGATTATATTCTAAATATTGTAGGTTGTATTTCAATTCCGTATCTAGgagttaaaagtttaaaattaacttgATATAACAAGTTACAGGAAAAAGCACTATTGCACCGCTTTGTCCACGTAGTAGGTACATACGCTGACGTTACGGAAAGTGATACATTAATTCAAAGTAGATAGTACCAGTACATTTAAGTCTTTAGCAGCATTAATTAGCTATACGAGTTCTTAAAGTATTCATtaagaacaaaacaaaattatattgtaaagtGTAACTACCCGAAGATACTTAGGTATagtcattaaattatattttgagctGTAGTTCCTGGAACATTTTGTTTGTGGttgttgttacaaaaaaaaaaatcttaattaaaaaggTGAAAATATTTGGtatctataattatatcaaaaaattatttagatagTAGGTAGGTATACCGATTTCCAAAGGTTGAGTACAAAAAACTAGAAAGTTTACGTCGGTGGGGTAaggttacaataaaaaattgtttttgttctcaaacaaaaaaacaaaaaacttcaatttcgcattattaggtataactcaaaaattactcgtgAAACTTCACTTAAATGTTAATGATGTGTGGTCACACGGTAAGCACcaacttttgaataaaaaacaatcatcgaaatcagtacaaccagtaaaaagctatgagttTACACACATCGTTAGGTACAAAATATGTAAAGCAGTTAGTTTCCTATAGGCACAAAATATGTTTACAGTAGAATTTAAACCGTATATTTAGGTActcaaaaataagtttaaaacaCGAACAAaggctttattatttattgattcgtctttaaatcacaaaaagtatgacaaatacaaatatttcacatatagttaaattaacattccatattcaataaaatgatataattatggGTTGTCATTGCTCTTATTTTCTCttctcaattttaatttttgggaTAATTTCACTAACTTCATTAACCTGCAAGttaacaaagtaattttttaatccTAAAATAGCTTTACTTTCATAATAGTATCTATAATGAAATCTATAATACGATAATATTTGGAACCAGATCTTTCACTCAATTTCATAAACCTATTattaaaacatggacaaatgcagacgagATTCTCATTGATCTCATCACTCGGTatctacttatttaaaaatgattttgaatcataaattatacaaaaaatattttttacactattaggtacatttaaaatacgtaatacagctaacattattaaattatataacataacGCAGTCGTAAATTGTATTATGCGATAGCGACAAgaagctttaaaaataataatcatcatcattataccTATTCGATTTCGTACTTACGCATTTCCGGTACTGTTGATCTTGAGCTGGCAATCACCcctttgatttaatataaatcctcttttacaatttttaattgttatgttAGAAGCTGGTTTTACAGTAACATTCTTCTGAGAATTATCGTGACTCGTATTATTTACTtcatattttattgtagtttttaGATCTAATGGGCTGATTGTAGTAGTTACAAAGTCTTCGGTTGTTGTTACATTTTCGTGTAACAAAGTTGCACCAAGTGTAGTTGTTGTATCACTAATTGTATTCGTTTGCGATGTAGATGTGCTTGTACTTGTAATTGGTTTTGGCGTCGTTCGATTCTGCGGTTTTATGGTCAGCTCTGAATAATCATAAGCATAATCATAATcctgaaattttaataataaaacaatattgatGACGTTTAgccttttcaaaataaaatataataatacttaaacaaAAGTGTTACTAACCAAtccaatcaaaataaattttatcgaaataaaaagaaattgtaataGAAAATAATGGGAAACATACTtagttaaagttattattaatgattCGGCGATATATTAGCTAAAGCTTTCGTTTGTACACGAAAagtattttatcattaatttattcatcGAATTTATGTGCATAATTTCGTATGAAGTATTTAACTAATGACCATAATATTAATGTGGCTATATATGTTTAGTTAAAAGTTTTCTAAAagcttagtttatttatttaatcaaaaaatatattaatggtAAACACTcgaatattcaaaaatattataatactatgtTTACTAATTATACCTGCGCTATAAGGTTAATAAACAACAAAAGTAAAATCGAAGCTTACCACATATTCTTCTTTATTTCCTTTCATTACAGCAAAAATTTGCACATCCTTAACGTCCACTTGAACATTTAAATCGCCTGTTTGTCGTTGATCAAAGATTGAGGAATTGACACAAACCCAAAAGAGATAGAAAggaatgtatataaaatacattttattggaataaaagttttattaaagtttaagcTTGAATAATAAAGCTTTGATTGAGCACTGTGAGCGAGTCCCGCGAACTTGCGCAACTGGCTGAGCCGTGTCGCTTAGCGCCCTGCGTGCTTTGTGCTTCAAGTTATTTTCATCAACATAACAGTTATCTCAGTAATCGTCCGAAGGTCGTTAGCCTCCGCAAACTGCGTAAACTTTGCAAACCGTATTTGTTACCATTAAACGAATAAGTACATATGCTATTTACGAcactatattttgtaaattttattttatgattaggATATTCAATTGCGCATTGATATGCCTACATACAATAAAagctacatattaaaaattaaagacttTTCTTTccgcaaaaaaaatatttaccaaaaatacaTAAAGTACTCGTATTCGAATCAAAACAGCCATAACTTAGGTATATTACTTTCgatctataatattttaaacttatacGATACACTAGTATTAACGTTAATTATTAacataagtattataaataagtgATGTTCATCATAAAGTTTGTGACAACAACTATATCTGACTTATTAATTTGCTCTTCGAGACACGAAAAGAAAACCCAGAAGTACAAACTTTTAgaccaaaacaaatatttataaaattacatcttatataataatatgtacgtCTTATATAAGAATAGACCCCATGATCGTCAGCGTAATGGAACCTTTGTCACTCTTATAAACAGACAGTCATcattttttaaacgacttccaaacaaggaagaggttctcaattcgaacgttttttttttttttttttttgttatgtatgttacacacagtacttttgactgggaccgatttcgatgattttttaatcaaaatattgcGTATGTCATGttatcccatttaaatttaattgtgatctaacaagtaattttcgagctatatctatataataatgcgtatttacttgccgtgtggtgtcggccgagtagaatagcaccaccccctttcttggGGATTGTAAAAggtgaccgagggataaacctggctcaaaatcatcagggtcctggagaaggaaaacttcgcGAACCCGGAAACTGGAACCCAGAATGGGGTTTCTGTGAAGCATTCgcggcatagctctaaaatgcgaaagactcctgcagccgaactggctccacacgtaccGACAtatcgttcctgtgggcctagccagtgaggtcgagagggtggcagagagcttaggcaactctgcgttttcctgaagagtgtcctaggcggcACAgcgtctgtctgacactgtctaaatcgtctgcaatagacggccaatgatgatgatgatgaatgatttacttgactatttcttcgtcgacttacgttgtattataccgcataacttttcgccggatgtatcgattttgatgattcttgttttaaacgaaagctgatgcttgtcttgcggtaatatttaaatttaatcgagatcttcttattactttttaagtaatctttgataaagtgtctttacttgactatttattcgtctacctactttgtGCTAATTGTCGTCGTAATtggagtcgtttttttttcattttgtgagcaaacacaatcaatTTAAACGGTTAGATTTAATCACAAGTCTTTAAAAAAGGGTTATGCATAACGGGATTTAGACGGGACAACGAGAGCTTAAGCCCCGGGATCACCacgttatgttttttttttagataatttaacaataatattcCTTGATGactaatacttatataataaacacTTTTAACAGTTAAACAGTTAAGTTTAATTAGTTTGTAAGCATGTTTGTAGGTTTATAGCGGCTAATCTCTGATATaactttgattttaaaaaacatttcaccAGACTTAGGCACTTTATTACTTCGTAGGTAAGTGtccataggctatattttagtgccataataatattttttagtaaaaaaaactatatatatgtgAAACTAGTCGGAGGAGAGAGTACTATGGATGTTGATTTATCCACTTACGTTGATGTAATAGTAAGTGACACGAAAAAACaatattactcaaaaatgtTGTTTAAAAGATCTAAAAAAATCGTTACACTATACCTGCCAATAGATGGTCCGGGAGCCAATGAAAGATATTCATAAACAATTTACTACCAAACGAAACTTCCAAATGCATTAcggatttattatattatgaatattcgcgACCGTCAGCTGTGACTCCGTGGGTAGGGCGGGCAGAGGCAGCCTCCTTCCACGCgtggaaaaaaaaatcatcctcCACCatccattttaaaatttgtcggattatagtttacctaatatcttgaaggaaaaataaagtcagctgaCCATGACATGGTGAATTATACGTCAGCTTTATATGCTactatgaatgaaaattaatgtcAGCTGGCTGTATCTCGGTGGAAAGTTCGTCAACTGGTACCTTGAATGATGTATGGCGCAACAActgggatcgacggcttaacgtgctctccggggtACGGTGGAGAGAGctataaggactgcacaaacaacaAAGCCGtcaaacatttatatggccaatacaaatgttagtcatgtgcggggttcgaaccccgcaaccgctagcgctaCAACCACAAAAAAGTGCTGTGACCTTTGCGCCAACGCATTGTCAAAGATTAtaaacttctataataataaacaaaagagtatatatgcttagtgtgtcaaatacatggtagtgtgcgtAATGTttcttattgatttaatgtattttatgcataatttaaaaaaaattacattctgcactccttctctatgtaaa
Above is a genomic segment from Melitaea cinxia chromosome 5, ilMelCinx1.1, whole genome shotgun sequence containing:
- the LOC123654008 gene encoding uncharacterized protein LOC123654008 isoform X2 encodes the protein MYFIYIPFYLFWVCVNSSIFDQRQTGDLNVQVDVKDVQIFAVMKGNKEEYVDYDYAYDYSELTIKPQNRTTPKPITSTSTSTSQTNTISDTTTTLGATLLHENVTTTEDFVTTTISPLDLKTTIKYEVNNTSHDNSQKNVTVKPASNITIKNCKRGFILNQRGDCQLKINSTGNA
- the LOC123654007 gene encoding malectin-A; protein product: MFSMSRELINFFLLTLCLLKKATGLGEIIYAINAGGPAHTDIYGVHYEKDPLQGRVGTASDYGKQLVMIGRVNNKDEILYQTERYHHSTFGYDIPANKDGDYVLVLKFSEVYFNSPNMKVFDVVLNGDHTIVADLDIYDKVGRGVAHDEYVPYSIKNGKLYYNDEESDIRGGKIKVEFIKGYRDNPKINALYVMRGTIDEVPKLPPIVWPETEPEEPREEVEEKTTTKSRRASGPKQPDPYSLENHSILIPLFITIGAFVPLLFCLCKL
- the LOC123654008 gene encoding uncharacterized protein LOC123654008 isoform X1: MYFIYIPFYLFWVCVNSSIFDQRQTGDLNVQVDVKDVQIFAVMKGNKEEYVDYDYAYDYSELTIKPQNRTTPKPITSTSTSTSQTNTISDTTTTLGATLLHENVTTTEDFVTTTISPLDLKTTIKYEVNNTSHDNSQKNVTVKPASNITIKNCKRGFILNQRGDCQLKINSTGNALMKLVKLSQKLKLRRENKSNDNP